One Engystomops pustulosus chromosome 11, aEngPut4.maternal, whole genome shotgun sequence DNA window includes the following coding sequences:
- the LOC140105485 gene encoding olfactory receptor 1C1-like: MYFFLCNLSILDICLTTLIVPKLLLTFLGLGSISFMQCLIQMHFYITLQCLDYFLLSVMSFDRYVAICNPLHYNVILNKKICVLLAGVSWFLSIIDPIPVTYVISRFPFCTYREMDHFFCDLMPLLKISCGDISKVMTIIFSEGVILGFVSFILILSSYGSIFVVIIRMKTAVAKHRAFSTCSAHLTVIMMLYLSLVCVYIIPISDDHSNQKKAVGLLNTVLIPIVNPVLYSFRNKDVKCGIQKLLKGKVKILQNQP; this comes from the coding sequence ATGTATTTCTTCTTGTGCAACTTGTCCATTCTAGACATTTGCTTGACCACCCTCATCGTTCCCAAACTTCTCCTGACATTTCTGGGTCTGGGGTCTATCTCTTTCATGCAGTGTTTGATACAGATGCATTTCTACATCACCCTCCAATGTTTAGACTATTTCTTGTTGTCGGTGATGTCCTTTGATCGCTATGTGGCCATCTGCaatccccttcattacaatgtcatCTTGAACAAGAAGATCTGTGTTCTCCTCGCTGGGGTTAGTTGGTTTCTCAGTATTATAGACCCCATACCGGTCACTTACGTCATCTCCCGTTTTCCGTTCTGCACCTACAGGGAGATGGACCATTTCTTCTGTGACCTCATGCCTCTGTTAAAGATCTCCTGTGGTGACATCTCCAAAGTGATGACTATTATCTTTAGTGAAGGAGTCattcttggttttgtatctttTATCTTGATATTATCTTCCTATGGTTCCATCTTCGTGGTCATCATTAGGATGAAGACGGCAGTGGCGAAGCATagagccttctccacctgctcggCCCACCTCACCGTCATCATGATGCTGTATCTCAGCCTGGTCTGTGTTTATATCATTCCTATCTCAGATGATCACTCAAATCAGAAGAAGGCAGTAGGTCTCCTTAACACGGTCTTGATTCCTATCGTCAATCCAGTTTTGTACAGTTTTAGGAATAAAGACGTGAAATGTGGAATTCAAAAACTGTTAAAAGGAAAAGTAAAAATACTTCAAAATCAACCATAG